DNA from Demetria terragena DSM 11295:
CGTCCAGGTCAGATCGCCACGATGCCACTGTCCGACGGCGAACTCACGAAGGCTGCGACCGTAGCGGGCGAATGCGTTTTTGTGCCTGCCCTCGGTGGCGCTTTGGTCCCCACGATCGACGTCTTTGGTCCCGAAGGAGACACCGGGTGGCAGGCGACGTGGCAACGATTCGACGCCGCACCAGTGCCCGTGCACCAACTCGCGGCGCTTGACGCGCGGGAAATTGACCGGTCCCTGCGCGCCCATGTCCTTGACCTCACCCAGGAGTTGAACTCCCTCGATGTCACCCCCTGGGCTGGGTCAAGCCTTCGTCAAGAAGCTGACGATCGTTCGGCGGTCACGACGTGGGGGCTACCCCCGGGCCTCCCAGCGCCATCGCTACGAGCCATCATCCTGGCCGGAACGCTCGCTGCCGCAGCTGAATTCGGCCTTGAGCAGCCGCCGAGCCTTGACGTGACCTCTCACGCCCGACGAGAACGATTGCTGCGTGACCTCCTCGCGGTCGCCGAGACCGCGCTAGCCGGCGCGGCGACGGCCGCGGCACAGAGCATCGCAGGACTGCGGCATACGCGTAGCTAGTTGCCTCGACCTGAAGACACATCAGTCGCTCCTCGCTCAAACATCCATCGCATGGCAGTCTGAGGTTTCAGCCCAGCCCATGACGGGCTACGGCAGGGAATGAGGGGACATCATGACGACACCACCGCAGGGACCACCCCAGGGACCTCCGTATGGATCACCACCAAGCGGCCCGCCGCCAGGTCCACCACAGGGCCCACCCCCAGGGCACGGAGGCCCGCCACCAGTCACTGGTGGAAGTTTCTTCAGCAAACTGTTCGACTTCTCGTTCCGGACCTACATCACCCCGAGCATCGTCAAGGTCGTCTATATCCTGACGATCGCGATCAGCGTGCTGGGTTGGCTGTCCGTTTCGCTCCTGATGTTCAACAACAGCCCCGTGCTGGGGATGCTCACCATGTTCATCATCGGACCGCTGTATGCACTCTTCATCATCGTGCTCGTGCGTATCACCCTGGAGTTCTATTCCGCCGTGATTCGCATCGCCGAAGATGTGTCCATCATGCGGGGCGGGCGTATGTAACGCGTCTACTCGCTCTCGCCGAGCACCTGCCGGTAGACAGCCTCGGTCTGGCTTCCGATGCTGGCCCAACTGAAGTGCTCGACTGCCCGAGTCCGACCCGCAACTCCACGGCGACGGCACTCCTGCGGATCCGACACCGCCTGCGACAGTGCACGGCCAAGGTCGTTGACGAACTTCTCGGGATCAACCGGGACGCCGGTGCCGTCGGTGACCTGCTCAATGGGGACTAACCAGCCGGTTGGTTCGGCGTCTGCGTCGGAGTCGACCACTACCTCAGGGATTCCACCGGTGGCAGTGGCCACCACCGCGGCTTCACATGCCATGGCTTCAAGGTTGACGATGCCGAGCGGCTCATAGACCGAGGGGCACGCAAAGACGGTGGCGGCCGAGAGCAGCGCGACAACTTCCTCGCGCGGGAGCATCTCGGCGATCCAGATCACGCCGTCGCGCTCCTTGCGCAACTCGGCAACCAACTCTTCTACCTCGCGCTCGATCTGTGGCGTATCGGGCGCGCCAGCGCACAGCACCAACTGCGCCTCCGGGGGCAGTTGTGCGGCCGCGCGCAGCAGATAGGGCAAACCCTTTTGCCGTGTCATACGACCAACAAAAACCACGCTGGGACGGTCGGGGTCGACTCCGTGCCGACGGCAGGTTTCCAGTGCCGTCTCCGACCGATCCGTCTTCCACAGCTCGCTGTCAATTCCGTTGTGCACCACGTGCACTCGGGCGGGGTCGAGGCTCGGATAGCTACGCAACACGTCCTCGCGCATCCCGTGTGAGACGGCGATGACCGCCGCGGCTGACTCGTACGCCGTCTTCTCGACATAGGACGACACGCGGTACCCACCACCCAACTGTTCGGCCTTCCACGGGCGCAACGGCTCCAGGCTATGGGCGGTGATGACATGAGGAATTCCGTGCAGCAAGGACGCCATCTGGCCGGCGAAATTGGCGTACCACGTGTGCGAGTGGACCAGATCTGCACCGGCGCAGTCGTCGGCAATCGTGAGGTCAACGGCCATCGTGCGCAACGCAGCGTTGGCCTCGGCGAGCTCCGGCAGATCGGGGTACCCAACGGTCCCAGGCTCATCGACGGGCTCACCGAAAGCCCGCACGCGGACCTCGATGCCGTCGGCGCGCAGAGCTCGTACGAGCTCCTGGACGTGAACCCCCGCCCCGCCGTAGATGTTGGGTGGGTACTCCTTGGACAGCAAGTCGACTCTCACACGCACACGCTAGTTGATTACTGGTTGAGATTCGGCCCACTCGGGGCGCAATTGCTCATAGGGTCGGTGCATGGCTGCACGCGGAGGTCCCAAGGTTCTAGCTGTCGTTCTCGCGGGTGGGGAAGGTAAGCGCCTCATGCCGCTCACCGCCGACCGCGCCAAACCGGCGGTGCCGTTCGGGGGGATCTATCGACTCATCGATTTCGCCCTGTCCAATCTGGCCAACAGCGGCTACCTCCAGATGGTCGTGCTGACGCAGTACAAGTCACACAGTCTCGACCGTCACGTCACCAAGACCTGGCGCATGTCGACTCTGCTCGGAAACTATGTTGCGCCAGTTCCTGCACAGCAGCGCGTTGGTAAGCAGTGGTTCGCCGGTTCCGCCGACGCAATCTTCCAGAGCCTGAACCTGATTCACGACGAGAAGCCTGACTACGTCGTGGTCGTCGGCGCGGACCACGTGTATCGCATGGACTTCAGCGACATGCTCGAACAGCACATCGCGAGCGGCAAGAGCGTGACCGTCGCCGCGATCCGCCAGCCGATCGGCATGGCCGACCAGTTCGGTGTGATCGACGTCGACCGTGAAGATCAGACAAAGATCTCTCAGTTCCTTGAGAAGCCCTCTGATCCGCAGGGCCTCCCTGACAGTCCCGGCGAAATCCTCGCCTCCATGGGCAACTACATTTTCACTGCTGCAGACCTGGTGGACGCGGTCACCAAAGACACCGAGATCGAAGGGTCAAAGCACGACATGGGCGGCGATATCGTGCCCTGGTTCGTGAACCAGGATTCCGCGGGAGTGTTCGACTTCAGCGCCTCCACGATCCCCGGTGCGACCGACCGCGACCGCGGCTACTGGCGCGACGTCGGAACCCTCGACTCCTACTACGACGCGCACATGGACCTGGTCTCGATTCACCCGGTCTTCAACCTCTACAACTACGAGTGGCCGATCCTCACGCAGTCGGGCTGGCTCCCACCGGCCAAGTTCGTCGTCGGTGCAAGTGAGCGGGCTGGCACGGCGATCAACTCCATCGTGTCCCCGGGATGCATCGTGTCCGGTTCGACCGTCCTGGACTCGGTCCTGTCCCCCAACGTCAATACGCACAGTTTCGCGACGATCAACGCTTCAGTCCTCATGGACAACGTCGTGATCGGCCGAAACTGCGAGATCAACCGAGCCATCATCGACAAGGACGTCACCGTTCCAGACGGGGTGTCCATTGGGATCGACCCAGAGCACGACCGGGCCAGGGGGTTCACCGTCACCGACTCCGGCCTGACGGTCCTGGGCAAGGGCACGGTCATCACGCGTTGAGCCAGGACGAACCCACCACTCTTCTCCTCACTCTGACCGGGGCTGACCGCCCAGGCGTCACCGCGGCCATCTGTGGTGTGGTGGACGACCATGGTGGCGCGACAGTTCTGGACGTCGAGCAAGTTGTCGTACGCGGCCAGCTCACCCTGGCCGTCCTACTCACCGCGCGGGAATGCGTACCTCTTCGTGATGCTGTCGTCGCCAAGGCGACTGCACTTGGGTACGCCGTGACCGCAGTGATCGGCGAGGGCGACAACGAGTCGCGGCAGGCCGGTCGAGCGCAGGTGGTCGTCCTGGGCGCCCCACTCACGGCGCGGGCGGTGGGCGCCGTCGCCGGGGCGGTGAGCGGCCATGGTGCCAACATCGACCGCATCCGCCGACTCGCCCGCAATCCCGTCACCACCCTCGAACTCGACGCCTCAGGGGCCGATGTTGAGCGCCTCCGTCGCGAGCTTTCCCTGATCGCCGCGCAGGAGAACGTTGACATCGCAGTCTCCCCTGGCGGGCTCGCTCGCCGGGGTAGGCGACTCGTCGTGATGGATGTCGACAGCACGCTGATTCAAGACGAGGTCATCGAACTCCTCGCTCGCCATGCTGACCGCGAAGCCGAAGTCGCGGCCGTCACCGAAGCCGCCATGCGCGGCGAACTCGACTTCACCCAAAGCCTGCACCAGCGGGTAGCGGCGCTCGCCGGCCTACCCGAATCAGTCATCGACGAAGTGCGCGCAGCCGTTCGGCTGACTCCCGGGGCGCGCACCCTGGTTCGTACGTTGAAGCAGTTGGGGTTCACGGTCGCGGTGGTATCCGGAGGATTTATCGAGGTCGTTGCACCACTGGCTCACGAACTCGGTATCCATCACGCGCACGCCAACGCACTCGAGATTGTCGATGGTCACCTCACCGGGCGGGTCAAGGGCCAGGTGGTGGACCGGGCCGAAAAGGCCGCTGCCCTGCGGAGATTCGCAGCGGCCGAGGGGCTACCACTGACCCGCACGGTGGCGATCGGGGACGGCGCGAACGACCTCGACATGCTGGCGATTGCCGGACTCGGTGTCGCGTTCAACGCCAAGCCGACCGTCCAGCAGCAGGCACACACGACCGTGAACGTGCCCCACCTCGACGCCGTGCTCTTCATGCTCGGCATCTCGCGAGATGAGATTGAAGCGGCGGGGTTCGCCTCGACGAACGAGTGACCTAGGTGGCTGAGGGGGTTTCGCTGAGCGCACCGGGTTCGCCTCCTAGACTCGTGCGCATGCCCGACGACACGCCGCTCTCTCGAAACCTGCTGATCATTGGAGGCGCCGAGGACAAGGTCGGCCGGGTCACGATCTTGCGGAGGTTCGTACGCCTCGCGGGCGGCCGAAAGTCCAGTCTCGTCATCATCCCAACCGCGTCGTCGGTTCCGGACGAGGTCGTTGATGTCTACGGCACGATTTTCTCTCGGCTCGGTTCAGCGACCGTGGACTCGGTCGACCCGCCGACTCGACAGGCCAGTTCGGATCCTGACCTGGTCGCGACGATCGACCGCGCGACAGGCGTATTCATCTCGGGCGGAAACCAACTCAAGTTGTCCCAGCTCATTGTGGGTACGCCACTGGGTGCCGCACTCCAGCGTGCCTACCAACGAGGCGCGGTCGTCGCGGGAACCTCGGCTGGAGCCTCGATCATGAGCACCTTCATGATCTCGATGGGTGATGAAGGCGTGACCCCTCGCCAACGGTCCAGCCAACTCACGGCCGGTCTAGGTCTCCTCCCCGGCGTCATCATCGATCAGCATTTCGACCAACGCGCTCGCTACGGCCGGCTGCTCTCCCTCGTCGCTGGCTCGCCGAACCTGCTGGGCATGGGCATCGATGAAGATACTGCCGCCGAGATTCAAGACGAACGCACGATGACCGTCGTCGGCTCGGGTGCAGTCTTCGTGGTCGATGCCCGCGCGGCCACCACCGATGCACATCTGGCCCGGCGCGACGCTCCGCTGCTCGTCAGTGGCGCCACCGTTCATACCCTCCCGCTTGGCGCGACCTTCGACCTGGAGACCGCCACGTTGACCTCCTTCGATGAGAACTACGCAGACGCCTCGATCGCCTCCTCGAGGGACCGGCACGACACCGCCACTGCGGCGGCCGCGCTCCACCACTGAACTCCATCCCTAGCACTCTGGAAGACGAGGCTCGCGTGACCACCGATCGACCCGTACCCACCCGACCGGCCGCCCCCGAACTCCGGATCGTGGAGCAGCGGGTCTACCGCGGCCCCAACGTGTGGTCTTATGCGCCCGCGATTCACCTAGTCGTCGATCTCGGCGTGTTGGAGGAGTATCCCTCCGACACCCTTCCCCACTTCACCGACCAATTGCTGGAGTTCCTGCCCGGCCTCGACGGGCACACCTGCTCGCGCGGACACCGCGGCGGGTTCATCGAGCGGCTACGCGAAGGAACCTGGCTGGGGCACGTCGCGGAGCACGTCGCGTTGCAGTTGCAGCAGGAAGTCGGCCATGACATGCGGCGGGGGAAAACCCGCGGGGTCAAGGACCGTCCCGGTGTCTACAACGTCATCTATGCCTTTACCGATGAGCGGGTGGCGCTCGCTGCAGGCGAGTTGGCAGTGCGACTGGTCAACCATTTGGTGCAACCCGAATCCGGATTCGACGTCGAGGAGGCGTTCGAGCAGTTCCAGTTGCGCGCGCAGCGGAGCACTTTTGGTCCATCGACTGCAGCCATTCTTGAGGAAGCCACCGCTCGCGATATTCCCTTCAGCCGGTTGAACGAACGCTCGCTGGTGCAGTTGGGCCAGGGTGTGCACGCCCAGCGCATCCGCGCGACGATGACCTCGCGGACCTCCGCGCTGGCCGTCGACATTGCAGGCGACAAAGACCTCACGACCCGACTTCTCAGTTCGGCGGGGTTGCCGGTTCCCAAGGCGCAGTCCGTACGCACCGCCGACGGTGCCGTCGAAGCCGCGCGACGTATCGGTTATCCGGTGGTGCTCAAACCACTGGACGGCAATCACGGGCGTGGAGTGTGCCTGGACCTCACGTCCGAGGAAGAGGTACGAGCGGCGTTTGAGATCGCCGTTTCCGAGACGAGGCGCGGCGTGGTGCAGGTCGAGTCGCACATCACCGGCAAGGACTATCGCTGCCTCATCGTCGGCGGACGCATGGTGGCTATTGCCGAGCGCGTCCCAGCCCACGTCGTCGGCGACGGGGAACACACTGTCACTGAACTCGTCGACATCACTAACGCTGATCCGCGTCGGGGATTCGGGCACGAGAAGGTCCTGACCCGAATCAAGGTTGACGACGATGCCATCGCGTTGGTGCGCGAGCAAGGCTTCGCGATGGATGAAGTGCCTCCCGTCGGCACCATGGTCAAGATGGTGCTGACCGGCAACATGTCGACGGGCGGCATTAGCGTCGACCGCACCTTCGATGCGCACCCCGACAACGTCGAAATCGCCGAAGAGGCAGCACAACTCATTGGTTTGGACGTCGCGGGTATCGACTTCATCTGCCCAGATATTGCCGTGCCCGTCCGCGAAACCGGCGGTGCGATCTGTGAGGTCAACGCGGCCCCAGGATTCCGGATGCACACCCATCCCACCGAGGGTGAACCGCAGTTCATTGCCAAGCCAGTGGTCGACTTGCTGTTCCCACCGGGGTCGCCATCGCGTGTTCCGATCGTCGCGGTGACCGGCACCAACGGCAAGACGACGACATCGCGCATGCTTGCTCACATCATGAAGGGCCTGGGCCGCAAGGTTGGCATGACCTCGACTGATGGCATCGTGATCGATGAGCGCTTGGTCATTAAGGCTGACGCGTCCGGCCCACGCTCGGCCAGGATGGTGTTGCAGAACCCGCGGGTCGACCTGGCCGTCATGGAGGTCGCGCGCGGCGGGATTCTGCGGGAGGGCTTGGGCTATGACCGCAACGATGTCGCGATCGTCACCAATGTCCAGGCCGATCACCTGGGCCAACGCGGCATCGACACTGTCGAACAACTCGCACGGGTGAAATCCGTTGTTGTTGAAGCAGTTCCACGTGATGGCTTCGCAGTTCTCAACGCTGATGACCCCCTCGTACGCGCGATGCGACGCCGCTGCTCCGGCACCGTGATCTGGTTCAGCCTGGCTGCACCCGGCAGCGATGTGCGCGAGTTCATCGACGGGCAACTCCGGCGCGGAGCGCGAGCCGTTGTCCTCGATCCGAGCGAACGCGGCGAAATGATCGTCTTGAAACAGGGCAAGCGGTCCATGCCCTTGGCCTGGACGCACCTGCTGCCCTCAACCTTTGGCGGCACGGCGCGGATGAACGTGGCGAACGCCCTAGCAGCCACTGGCGCGGCTTTTGCGCTCGACGCGCCGCTGCACGACGTGCGCCAGGGTCTACGCACCTTCGACACCACCTACTACCAGTCCCCAGGCCGCCTCAATCGCCTTGATGTCAACAACATTGAAGTGTTCGTTGACTACTGCCACAACCCACCCGGAATGGAGCGGGTCGGCGAGTTCGTTGACGGCTATGTCAAGCACCGCCAAGGCTCGACGAGTCATCGCATTTCGCGGATCGGCATGGTCGGCGCGGCGGGCGACCGGCGCGATGACGACATCCGCGAACTCGGTCGAGTCGCTGCACGATTCTTCGATGTGCTGGTTGTCCGCGAGGACGAGAATCTGCGTCGGCGCACGCCGGGCGAGGCTGCCGAGCTTCTCGCAGAGGGTGCGCGCGAATCCATGGCCGACGGTGCCCGCTGCCGCGTCCTCGACATCGTCCCTCAGGAGACCGAAGCGACCCGGCACGCGATTGTGCGGGCCAACGCCGGCGACCTAGTCATGTTGTGCGTCGACAAGCACGCGCAGGTGCTGGCGCAGTTGGAGGACTACACGCATCAAGCCACGGCCGGCAGCCGCTCTGACGAGGACCAAGTGGGCGACCCCGACCTGGACGCTGCGGACCTGCTCCCGAGATCTTGATTTGGGTCAGCGAACCCGGCGATAGTGCGGGCCGGGACATTACGCCAGTGCCGACTGCCAGAACTGCGCTTCACATCGTGTTGCGGTCGCAAACGTGCGCTCCAGTTGTGAACGGCGAGACGAGCTGAGGGGCTGATCCATCAAATCATCCAGTCGTGCCGTCGCCACGTCTGCGGAATGTTGGTACGCCTCGCCCGCGTACTCAGCAATCCATTCGCCAAACCGGTGTTCAGGGTTCGCCGCTAGCCGCGGAGCAAGCGCCTGGCCAATCTCGGCGTAGCCGATGACGCAAGGGGCAAGAGCGACATTCAGATCGAGCAGGTCGCCACTCATGCCGACATCGAGCACGAACCTCGTGTAGGCCACTGTCGCGGACTTCTCCTCCGCCATAGCGAGTTCGTCTGGCGTCAGATCCCAACGGGCACAGAGCCTTTCGTGCAGGGGTAGTTCATTAAGGATGGCGCCCAACGCCTCGTGCGCGCCCCGCAGGTCGTCCACTGACTGCGCCTTGTAACCCGATAGGGCATAGGCGCGAGCAAACTGGATCAAGAACAGGTAGTCCTGGACGAGATAGTCCTTGAAAGCGCCCTCGGGCAGGCTGCCATCGCCGAGACAACGGACGAATTCATGGTCGACATACGCCTGCCACGTCGGCGCACACGCATCGCGAAGCTCAGCGAACAGTCCCATCCTCAGCTCCCTCGTAAGCCGCTTCAAAGAACGCGAGCTCCAGATCAACCGCACGCGTGAAAAGCGTTGTCACATTTGGACTTTCCAGGCCTACGCGATCGAGCTCAGCACGCAGGAGCGAGACGATCGGCCCCAACGACGGCTCGTCATGGATCTCGATCCACTCCGCATGAACGAAGGAGGAGGGACGCCTGCTTGGACAGCGCACTGCCCAGTCCAGATAGAGCCACTCGGCGACAAGCAGCACCGTGAGCGCACTTGCGTAATCGCGGCTGTCCGCCGCCTCCTGCATGAGAGCAATGAACCCTGAGGTCGGTGGCGCATCGGGTGTCGCGCTCCGCACGTCCTCACTGATACCGAGCGCGTCGAATGCCCGGAGGAAGTAGTCGTTCTCACCTCCACACACCACGCCGAGGTAACGACCGAAAGCCAGTCTGGCGACCAGGGTGTCGGCAGTGGTGACAGCCGCTCCGAGAAGCCCGACGAATGCATCCAGAAAGCGATGATCCTGGACCAGATAACGTCCCATGACCACGTCAGGGACCGTCCCGGCCCCGAGTTCCTCAACAAAACGATGAGTCACGGCGGCTTCCCAGGTCGATGCGTTCGCATCACGAAGGTCGCCGGTAAAGCCATTGTCAGACATGAATATTCAGTCCCTAGCCGCTGATCAAGCTGTCCAGAATCTGCAGTGCGGCGTCCTGGTCCCCGAAGCGTAGGCGCCTGGCCGCCTCAGCGACCTGCTCTCGGTGGTATGCGTCCAGTTGCGTGGGTGCAACCGCGATGACGTCGTGTTCCACGGCGTGCGCAGCGACGACCTTCTGCCGGAGTGCTTCCGCGTCATCAACGCTCGCCCCGTGTTGGATCAACCAGTCGTGAACCTGCTCCTGGTGCTCGTGCACCATCACGGGCAAGACATCGCCGTCCACCGCGGTGGCCAACATTCCCTTAACTGCCGCGAGTTCGGTGTCCCACACCGCAACTGGAGCTGCGCCGGCCCGCGCGAGTCCCTCCACGAAGAAGTGCGTCAGTTCTTCACGCGTACGACCACGCAGGTACTTCTCTTTGTGCTCGATGTGCACAAGGTCGGCTCGAATGCCAGCCATCTCCCCCAGATCGCGCAGGATGTCGTCGGTTCGGTCACCACCCGTACCCAAGCCGAGCACGATCCGCTGACCGGTAGCGCGCAGACCTTCGGCCACCGTGAGCAGCGCATCCAATCCACTCTCGTTGTGCGCCATGTCGAGGACCAATGTCGCGACTTCACCGCGCGGCAGTGGAACGCTATAGACGTTCATCCGGCCCGGATTGAGTCGCGCATCCGGGGTGAAAGTGCGCAACCCGTCGATGACCGCCTCGACGGGGAGTCCAAGACCAAGCGCACCAGCGGCACCGGCCAGGGCGTTGGCGACGTTGTGCTTTGACAGACCAGCCAGCGTCATCGGGATGTCCGTGACCGGCAGCAAATGCTCGGGGTCATGGCCCGGGCGCAGCACCACAATGTCCCCGTCCATCACCGTGATTCCACGTCCGCCCGCCTGCACGGCCTCGCGCAACGACGGGGAATCTGGATCGGGAGTGAAACACCAGACACGCGACTTGGTCCCGGTACGCATCGCCCAGACGCGCGGGTCATCGCCGTTGAGGACAGTCCATCCGCCAGGCTTCGTGACGCGCGTGATGATCGCTTTGACCTCAGCGAGCTGGTCGAGCGTCTCGATGCCACCTTCGCCCAGGTGGTCGGCGCTCACATTGGTGACGACGCTGACGTCGTTGACCGACGTACCCAGGCCGCGGCGCAACATGCCGCCTCGCGCTGTTTCAAGCACAGCGATCTCAACGCCTGCGTCCAGCACGGCGCGCGCGCCGGCTGGGCCGGAGTAGTCACCCTTTTCGATGAGTTCGCCCTGCACGAGCACGCCGTCGGTCGAACTCCAGCCCGTACGCCGCCCGGCCGTCATGCTGATGTGCGCCACGAGCCGGGTCGTCGTGGTCTTCCCGTTGGTTCCAGTGATTGCAATGACCGGCACCTTCGGGACCTGCCGGCGCGGCGCTCGTTCTACCGGAACCGCCGCAAGCGAACGGGCAGCATCCTCGAAAAGCGCTGTGTCAGCGCCTGATTCAAGGATGCTGGCAAGGAGTGGGCCAAGCCCATTGCCGATCGCGGTAGCACGCGCCCTGGAGTTCCACGGGACCGCGACGACGACCTGCCCGGGCTCTGCCGTCGACCGCACCCGCACCCCCAGCCGCGTGCTGCCAGCAGCCTTAGCGACCCTTCGAACAACCCGCTCTACTAGTCGCAGCAGGAAACGCCCTCGGGTCTCGGTTCCGGCTTCACCGGGTGCAGAGCGAGGCAGTCCCAGCTGAGCCGCGATTTCCTGAAGCCGACTCTCCTCCGCATCGAGGTACCCAGTCAGGCTGAGCGATACCCGCAGGGCAGGTCGGGTGAAGTACAGATTCGGACCATCGAGAAGCCGGAGATCCGTGGTGGCCACGGACGTTCCCGGGGTGTCACGCGCTGACATAGGTCGAGCGTACTGAGTCCGGCTACTGCCCCATCGCGTGCACGCCACCATCAACATGCACGATCTCGCCTGTCGTCGCGGGGAACCAGTCCGACATCAGCGCCGCGCAGGCCCGAGCGGCTGGTTCGGGGTCGGATATATCCCACCCCAACGGCGCCCGGTCGTCCCAGATCTCCTCGAACTTGACGAAGTCGGGAATCGACCTGGCCGCGGTGGTGCGAATGGGCCCGGCTGCGACCAGGTTGCACCGAATGCCCTGCGCTCCCAGATCGCGCGCGAGATAGCGGTTGGTCGACTCGAACGCCGCCTTGGCGACGCCCATCCAGTCATAGACCGGCCAGGCGAATTTTGCATCGAAGGTCAGGCCCACCAGAGAAGCCTTGTCGGTCATCAACGGCAGCGTCGCGGTCGCTAGTGCCTTAAGCGAGTACGCCGACGTGTGGACCGCGGTGCTGACGTCTTCCCACGTGCCGGACATAAAGTCGAATGCTCCCGGCGGCGCGAAGCCGATGGAGTGCAAGACACCGTCGAGGTGGTCAACCTGCTCCCCGACGCGCTCCGCGAGCGAGTCGAGATGCTCCTGGTCGGTGACATCGAGCTCCAGGACCTCGGGCGTGCTCGGGAGCCGCTTGGCAATGGTCTTCGTGATCTTCATCGTGCGGCCAAAGGAGGTCAGCACGACCTCTGCGCCCTCTTGCTGCGCGAGTTTGGCGACGTGAAAGGCGATCGATGAGTCCATCAGGACTCCGGTCACCAGAATCTTCTTTCCTTCAAGCAAGCCCATCAATGATCTCCCGTGAGGTGTACGGATAGTTGGTTGGTTGGTTGGTCGCTCAGTGCCCCATACCCAGGCCGCCATCGACCGGGATCACCGCGCCGGAGATGTACGACGCCTCCGGGCTGGCCAGGAACCGCACCGCTGCCGCGACTTCCTCCGGCTCGGCGAGCCGCCCGGCGGGGATCTGCTTGACATAGGCCGCGCGCTGGTCATCGGTGAGCTCACGCGTCATGTCGGTGTCAATGAACCCGGGTGCCACCACGTTGGCGGTGATATTGCGGCCACCGAGCTCCCGCGTAATCGAGCGCGCAAGGCCGACTAGACCGGACTTACTCGCCGCATAGTTGGTTTGCCCAGCGGAGCCCAGGAGGCCAACCACGCTGGAGATCAAGATGATTCGGCCGCGCTTCATGCGGATCATGCCTTTGCTGGCACGTCGGGCGCATCGGAAGGCGCCCGCCAAGTTGGTGTTGACGACGGCGTCGAAGTCTTCATCGGACATGCGCAGCAGCAACGTGTCGCGGGTCACGCCCGCGTTGGCGACCACGATTTCGATCGGGCCGCCCACCAACTCCTCAGCCGCAGTGAAGGCGGC
Protein-coding regions in this window:
- the cphA gene encoding cyanophycin synthetase codes for the protein MTTDRPVPTRPAAPELRIVEQRVYRGPNVWSYAPAIHLVVDLGVLEEYPSDTLPHFTDQLLEFLPGLDGHTCSRGHRGGFIERLREGTWLGHVAEHVALQLQQEVGHDMRRGKTRGVKDRPGVYNVIYAFTDERVALAAGELAVRLVNHLVQPESGFDVEEAFEQFQLRAQRSTFGPSTAAILEEATARDIPFSRLNERSLVQLGQGVHAQRIRATMTSRTSALAVDIAGDKDLTTRLLSSAGLPVPKAQSVRTADGAVEAARRIGYPVVLKPLDGNHGRGVCLDLTSEEEVRAAFEIAVSETRRGVVQVESHITGKDYRCLIVGGRMVAIAERVPAHVVGDGEHTVTELVDITNADPRRGFGHEKVLTRIKVDDDAIALVREQGFAMDEVPPVGTMVKMVLTGNMSTGGISVDRTFDAHPDNVEIAEEAAQLIGLDVAGIDFICPDIAVPVRETGGAICEVNAAPGFRMHTHPTEGEPQFIAKPVVDLLFPPGSPSRVPIVAVTGTNGKTTTSRMLAHIMKGLGRKVGMTSTDGIVIDERLVIKADASGPRSARMVLQNPRVDLAVMEVARGGILREGLGYDRNDVAIVTNVQADHLGQRGIDTVEQLARVKSVVVEAVPRDGFAVLNADDPLVRAMRRRCSGTVIWFSLAAPGSDVREFIDGQLRRGARAVVLDPSERGEMIVLKQGKRSMPLAWTHLLPSTFGGTARMNVANALAATGAAFALDAPLHDVRQGLRTFDTTYYQSPGRLNRLDVNNIEVFVDYCHNPPGMERVGEFVDGYVKHRQGSTSHRISRIGMVGAAGDRRDDDIRELGRVAARFFDVLVVREDENLRRRTPGEAAELLAEGARESMADGARCRVLDIVPQETEATRHAIVRANAGDLVMLCVDKHAQVLAQLEDYTHQATAGSRSDEDQVGDPDLDAADLLPRS
- a CDS encoding Mur ligase family protein; the encoded protein is MSARDTPGTSVATTDLRLLDGPNLYFTRPALRVSLSLTGYLDAEESRLQEIAAQLGLPRSAPGEAGTETRGRFLLRLVERVVRRVAKAAGSTRLGVRVRSTAEPGQVVVAVPWNSRARATAIGNGLGPLLASILESGADTALFEDAARSLAAVPVERAPRRQVPKVPVIAITGTNGKTTTTRLVAHISMTAGRRTGWSSTDGVLVQGELIEKGDYSGPAGARAVLDAGVEIAVLETARGGMLRRGLGTSVNDVSVVTNVSADHLGEGGIETLDQLAEVKAIITRVTKPGGWTVLNGDDPRVWAMRTGTKSRVWCFTPDPDSPSLREAVQAGGRGITVMDGDIVVLRPGHDPEHLLPVTDIPMTLAGLSKHNVANALAGAAGALGLGLPVEAVIDGLRTFTPDARLNPGRMNVYSVPLPRGEVATLVLDMAHNESGLDALLTVAEGLRATGQRIVLGLGTGGDRTDDILRDLGEMAGIRADLVHIEHKEKYLRGRTREELTHFFVEGLARAGAAPVAVWDTELAAVKGMLATAVDGDVLPVMVHEHQEQVHDWLIQHGASVDDAEALRQKVVAAHAVEHDVIAVAPTQLDAYHREQVAEAARRLRFGDQDAALQILDSLISG
- the fabI gene encoding enoyl-ACP reductase FabI, producing MGLLEGKKILVTGVLMDSSIAFHVAKLAQQEGAEVVLTSFGRTMKITKTIAKRLPSTPEVLELDVTDQEHLDSLAERVGEQVDHLDGVLHSIGFAPPGAFDFMSGTWEDVSTAVHTSAYSLKALATATLPLMTDKASLVGLTFDAKFAWPVYDWMGVAKAAFESTNRYLARDLGAQGIRCNLVAAGPIRTTAARSIPDFVKFEEIWDDRAPLGWDISDPEPAARACAALMSDWFPATTGEIVHVDGGVHAMGQ
- the tenA gene encoding thiaminase II; translated protein: MGLFAELRDACAPTWQAYVDHEFVRCLGDGSLPEGAFKDYLVQDYLFLIQFARAYALSGYKAQSVDDLRGAHEALGAILNELPLHERLCARWDLTPDELAMAEEKSATVAYTRFVLDVGMSGDLLDLNVALAPCVIGYAEIGQALAPRLAANPEHRFGEWIAEYAGEAYQHSADVATARLDDLMDQPLSSSRRSQLERTFATATRCEAQFWQSALA
- a CDS encoding TenA family protein; the protein is MSDNGFTGDLRDANASTWEAAVTHRFVEELGAGTVPDVVMGRYLVQDHRFLDAFVGLLGAAVTTADTLVARLAFGRYLGVVCGGENDYFLRAFDALGISEDVRSATPDAPPTSGFIALMQEAADSRDYASALTVLLVAEWLYLDWAVRCPSRRPSSFVHAEWIEIHDEPSLGPIVSLLRAELDRVGLESPNVTTLFTRAVDLELAFFEAAYEGAEDGTVR
- a CDS encoding beta-ketoacyl-ACP reductase, giving the protein MDATVRLPPGSPIASPRQTVSTSGDASVSDSPRSVLVTGGNRGIGLAIARALSEAGDRVIVASRSGEAPEGLEAVQCDVADTASVDAAFTAAEELVGGPIEIVVANAGVTRDTLLLRMSDEDFDAVVNTNLAGAFRCARRASKGMIRMKRGRIILISSVVGLLGSAGQTNYAASKSGLVGLARSITRELGGRNITANVVAPGFIDTDMTRELTDDQRAAYVKQIPAGRLAEPEEVAAAVRFLASPEASYISGAVIPVDGGLGMGH